In Drosophila subpulchrella strain 33 F10 #4 breed RU33 chromosome 3R, RU_Dsub_v1.1 Primary Assembly, whole genome shotgun sequence, the following are encoded in one genomic region:
- the LOC119563397 gene encoding regulator of G-protein signaling loco isoform X4: protein MNASDNDMYIKTLMLDPDLKSTRSQHQLSLLQVPKILTTLAPPSAITASVAAEDAAQEHGCPSSWGGSFERMLQDAAGMQTFSEFLKKEFSAENIYFWTACERYRLLESEADRVVQAREIFGKHLANSSSDPVNVDSQARSLTEEKLAGAAPDIFAPAQKQIFNLMKFDSYQRFIRSDMYKSCVEAEQKNQPLPYSGLDLDELLKTNFHLGAFSKLKKSASNAEDRRRKSLLPWHRKTRSKSRDRTEIMADLQNSLMPAPPLPPPAPLTSASLKLVSGQNSLSDIHSSRSSLSSFDAGTATGAASAESVCSLCRVILTDGATTIVQTRAGETVGELVERLLEKRNLVYPYYDIVFQGSTKSIDVQQPSQMLAGKEVVIERRVAFKLDLPDPKVISVKSKPKKQLHEVIRPILSKYNYKMEQVQVIMRDTQAPLDLNQPVTMADGQRLRILLLNSDFQAGGGSSMPPKQSKPMKPLPQGQLDELTNKMFNELLASKADAAATEKSRPADLCSMKSNEAPSETSSSLFERMRRQQRDGGNIPSSKLPKLKKKSTSSQQSEEATTTQATADPKKPIIAKLKAGVKLQVTERVAEHQDELLEGLKRAQLARLEDQRGTEINFDLPDFLKNKENLSAAVSKLRKVRASLSPVSKVATTPTEIPQPAPRLSITRGQQPVSPMKVDQEQETELSAETQDQTEFAKAPPPLPPKPKVLPIKPSNWGVAVTQPTGNYCNKFSPSKQVLTSPKEATKPATFVSKIPLELGRKSLEEPGSRCAYLDEPSSSFV from the exons ATGAACGCCTCCGACAACGACATGTACATCAAGACCCTGATGCTGGACCCGGACCTGAAGTCCACACGCAGTCAGCATCAGCTCAGCCTGCTGCAGGTGCCCAAGATCCTGACTACGCTGGCCCCGCCCTCCGCCATCACCGCCTCCGTTGCTGCAGAGGATGCCGCCCAGGAGCATGGTTGCCCCAGCAGCTGGGGTGGTTCCTTCGAGCGGATGCTGCAGGATGCCGCCGGCATGCAGACCTTTTCCGAATTCCTCAAGAAGGAGTTCTCCGCGGAGAACATCTACTTCTGGACCGCCTGCGAGCGATACCGTCTGCTGGAATCTGAGGCGGATCGCGTGGTCCAGGCCCGCGAGATCTTTGGCAAGCATTTGGCCAACAGCAGCAGTGATCCCGTCAACGTGGACTCCCAGGCACGTAGCCTCACGGAGGAAAAGCTGGCCGGTGCCGCTCCGGACATATTTGCGCCGGCCCAGAAGCAGATCTTCAACCTGATGAAGTTCGACAGCTACCAGCGCTTCATCCGCTCGGATATGTACAAGAGCTGCGTGGAGGCGGAGCAGAAGAACCAGCCTCTGCCCTACAGCGGTCTAGATCTGGACGAGCTGCTGAAGACAAATTTTCACTTGGGTGCCTTCTCCAAG CTGAAAAAATCGGCTAGCAACGCCGAGGATCGGCGGCGGAAAAGTCTTCTTCCCTGGCACCGGAAGACGCGGAGCAAGTCCCGCGATCGCACGGAGATAATGGCTGACCTGCAGAATTCGCTGATGCCGGCGCCACCACTACCACCACCTGCCCCACTCACCAGTGCTTCCCTGAAGCTCGTCTCTGGACAGAACTCCCTGAGCGACATACACAGCTCCAGGTCCTCGTTGTCTTCCTTTGACGCGGGTACAGCCACCGGCGCAGCCAGTGCGGAGAGCGTTTGCTCGCTGTGCCGGGTGATCCTCACCGATGGAGCCACCACTATAGTGCAGACGCGAGCTGGAGAAACAGTGGGAGAACTGGTGGAACGACTGCTGGAGAAAAGGAACCTAGTGTATCCGTACTACGACATAGTGTTCCAGGGCAGCACCAAGTCCATCGATGTGCAACAGCCTTCGCAAATGCTGGCCGGCAAGGAGGTGGTGATAGAGCGCCGGGTGGCCTTCAAGCTGGACCTGCCCGATCCCAAGGTAATATCGGTGAAGAGCAAGCCCAAGAAGCAGCTGCACGAGGTGATCCGGCCCATACTCAGCAAGTACAACTACAAAATGGAGCAGGTGCAGGTGATCATGAGGGACACTCAGGCGCCGCTGGATCTAAATCAACCGGTGACCATGGCCGATGGCCAGCGTCTGCGCATCCTGCTGCTCAATTCGGATTTTCAGGCAGGCGGCGGCAGTAGCATGCCGCCGAAGCAGAGCAAACCAATGAAGCCGCTGCCGCAGGGCCAGCTGGATGAGCTGACGAACAAAATGTTCAACGAGCTGCTGGCCAGCAAGGCGGATGCGGCGGCCACCGAAAAGTCGCGGCCCGCCGATCTGTGCTCCATGAAGTCCAACGAGGCGCCCTCGGAGACGTCGTCGTCGCTGTTTGAACGCATGCGGCGCCAGCAGCGCGATGGTGGCAACATTCCGAGCAGCAAGCTGCCCAAGCTCAAGAAGAAGTCCACTAGCAGTCAGCAATCCGAGGAGGCGACGACGACACAAGCTACCGCGGACCCCAAGAAGCCGATTATAGCCAAGCTGAAGGCTGGCGTGAAGCTGCAGGTGACGGAGCGAGTAGCCGAGCACCAAG ATGAACTACTCGAGGGCCTGAAGCGGGCACAGCTGGCTCGGCTGGAGGACCAACGTGGCACCGAGATCAACTTCGATTTGCCTGATTTCCTGAAGAACAAGGAGAATCTCAGCGCAGCTGTCTCAAAGTTGCGCAAGGTGCGCGCCAGCCTGAGTCCCGTGAGCAAGGTGGCCACCACGCCCACGGAGATTCCACAGCCGGCGCCACGTCTATCCATCACCCGGGGCCAACAGCCGGTGTCGCCGATGAAGGTGGACCAGGAGCAAGAGACTGAGTTGTCTGCCGAGACGCAGGACCAAACAGAATTTGCCAAAGCTCCGCCTCCGCTGCCTCCAAAGCCAAAGGTGCTGCCGATCAAGCCCTCGAACTGGGGCGTGGCCGTGACCCAGCCCACGGGCAACTATTGCAACAAGTTCTCCCCCAGCAAACAGGTGCTGACATCACCCAAAGAAGCCACCAAGCCGGCAACGTTTGTGAGCAAAATACCACTGGAACTGGGGCGAAAGTCTTTGGAGGAGCCGGGCTCGCGGTGTGCTTACCTCGACGAGCCCAGCAGCAGCTTTGTGTGA
- the LOC119563397 gene encoding regulator of G-protein signaling loco isoform X3, with translation MNNTNNRGSCSRIPIPKTQESIASMVERFVQSLSQLNDSGTFDSSFEIKRIHPGSGSSAGSTPKHVRHRCLTELDREQLSRFVQDFEERQASSTPKAKSKISSPYICRKAREFYQNASGRRSASPQINIRPETVKEEEQPASQLPRRCAEAEDLMPPPMAMARVQAERRSCRSASRVLQFFSSATKRRSGSRKLSEPEPEDTRAGSPVLIRVTRDQQEQLGCSPLPVAAAGEIPTSSDDEEEHDDGISSASSNLTSQSGSSNSRNLSPDSSFEMHAPLLPSFKVTPPRAVCRAGRNAACEFARFLRGSFDSKRASVTTLRRSLSDPDAVQQMDFSKPPPLRDTTNVMRNRALPANASPFRRAWGQSSFRTPRSDKVAKEQLQQQGLSSPVRRTASMNASDNDMYIKTLMLDPDLKSTRSQHQLSLLQVPKILTTLAPPSAITASVAAEDAAQEHGCPSSWGGSFERMLQDAAGMQTFSEFLKKEFSAENIYFWTACERYRLLESEADRVVQAREIFGKHLANSSSDPVNVDSQARSLTEEKLAGAAPDIFAPAQKQIFNLMKFDSYQRFIRSDMYKSCVEAEQKNQPLPYSGLDLDELLKTNFHLGAFSKLKKSASNAEDRRRKSLLPWHRKTRSKSRDRTEIMADLQNSLMPAPPLPPPAPLTSASLKLVSGQNSLSDIHSSRSSLSSFDAGTATGAASAESVCSLCRVILTDGATTIVQTRAGETVGELVERLLEKRNLVYPYYDIVFQGSTKSIDVQQPSQMLAGKEVVIERRVAFKLDLPDPKVISVKSKPKKQLHEVIRPILSKYNYKMEQVQVIMRDTQAPLDLNQPVTMADGQRLRILLLNSDFQAGGGSSMPPKQSKPMKPLPQGQLDELTNKMFNELLASKADAAATEKSRPADLCSMKSNEAPSETSSSLFERMRRQQRDGGNIPSSKLPKLKKKSTSSQQSEEATTTQATADPKKPIIAKLKAGVKLQVTERVAEHQDELLEGLKRAQLARLEDQRGTEINFDLPDFLKNKENLSAAVSKLRKVRASLSPVSKVATTPTEIPQPAPRLSITRGQQPVSPMKVDQEQETELSAETQDQTEFAKAPPPLPPKPKVLPIKPSNWGVAVTQPTGNYCNKFSPSKQVLTSPKEATKPATFVSKIPLELGRKSLEEPGSRCAYLDEPSSSFV, from the exons ATGAACAATACAAATAATCGAGGCAGTTGCTCCAGAATACCGATTCCAAAGACCCAGGAGAGCATAGCCAGCATGGTGGAGCGCTTTGTCCAGTCGCTGAGCCAGCTGAATGATTCCGGCACCTTTGACAGCAGCTTCGAGATCAAGCGAATCCATCCGGGATCCGGATCCTCGGCGGGATCCACGCCCAAACATGTCCGCCATCGCTGCCTCACGGAGCTGGATCGCGAGCAGTTGTCCCGCTTTGTCCAGGATTTCGAGGAACGACAGGCCAGCAGCACCCCGAAGGCCAAGTCCAAGATTAGTTCGCCCTACATATGCCGCAAGGCCAGGGAGTTCTATCAGAATGCCAGTGGCCGACGCAGTGCCTCACCGCAAATAAATATTCGACCGGAGACCGtgaaggaggaggagcagcctGCTAGCCAGTTGCCCAGGAGATGCGCCGAGGCGGAGGACCTGATGCCACCACCCATGGCCATGGCACGTGTCCAAGCGGAACGGCGTAGTTGCCGCAGTGCCTCCCGCGTGCTGCAGTTCTTCAGTTCGGCCACCAAGAGACGAAGTGGTAGCCGGAAATTGAGTGAGCCCGAGCCGGAGGATACGCGAGCTGGTTCCCCCGTGCTAATCAGAGTGACCAGGGATCAGCAGGAGCAGCTGGGCTGTAGCCCACTCCCAGTGGCTGCTGCCGGGGAAATCCCTACCAGCTCCGATGATGAGGAGGAGCACGACGACGGCATTAGCTCGGCCAGCTCCAATCTGACCTCGCAGTCGGGTAGCTCCAACAGCCGCAATCTCTCGCCGGACTCCTCCTTCGAGATGCACGCCCCACTCCTGCCCAGCTTCAAGGTGACGCCTCCGCGAGCGGTTTGTCGGGCCGGAAGGAATGCCGCCTGCGAGTTTGCCCGCTTCCTGCGCGGCTCCTTTGACTCCAAGCGGGCCTCGGTGACCACGCTGCGGCGATCCCTCAGCGATCCGGATGCAGTGCAGCAGATGGACTTCAGCAAGCCGCCGCCACTTCGCGACACCACCAACGTCATGCGC AACCGCGCTCTGCCCGCCAATGCCTCGCCCTTCCGCCGAGCCTGGGGACAGTCTTCCTTCCGCACACCCCGCTCCGACAAGGTGGCCAAagagcagctgcagcagcagggTCTGTCGTCGCCAGTGAGACGCACTGCCTCCATGAACGCCTCCGACAACGACATGTACATCAAGACCCTGATGCTGGACCCGGACCTGAAGTCCACACGCAGTCAGCATCAGCTCAGCCTGCTGCAGGTGCCCAAGATCCTGACTACGCTGGCCCCGCCCTCCGCCATCACCGCCTCCGTTGCTGCAGAGGATGCCGCCCAGGAGCATGGTTGCCCCAGCAGCTGGGGTGGTTCCTTCGAGCGGATGCTGCAGGATGCCGCCGGCATGCAGACCTTTTCCGAATTCCTCAAGAAGGAGTTCTCCGCGGAGAACATCTACTTCTGGACCGCCTGCGAGCGATACCGTCTGCTGGAATCTGAGGCGGATCGCGTGGTCCAGGCCCGCGAGATCTTTGGCAAGCATTTGGCCAACAGCAGCAGTGATCCCGTCAACGTGGACTCCCAGGCACGTAGCCTCACGGAGGAAAAGCTGGCCGGTGCCGCTCCGGACATATTTGCGCCGGCCCAGAAGCAGATCTTCAACCTGATGAAGTTCGACAGCTACCAGCGCTTCATCCGCTCGGATATGTACAAGAGCTGCGTGGAGGCGGAGCAGAAGAACCAGCCTCTGCCCTACAGCGGTCTAGATCTGGACGAGCTGCTGAAGACAAATTTTCACTTGGGTGCCTTCTCCAAG CTGAAAAAATCGGCTAGCAACGCCGAGGATCGGCGGCGGAAAAGTCTTCTTCCCTGGCACCGGAAGACGCGGAGCAAGTCCCGCGATCGCACGGAGATAATGGCTGACCTGCAGAATTCGCTGATGCCGGCGCCACCACTACCACCACCTGCCCCACTCACCAGTGCTTCCCTGAAGCTCGTCTCTGGACAGAACTCCCTGAGCGACATACACAGCTCCAGGTCCTCGTTGTCTTCCTTTGACGCGGGTACAGCCACCGGCGCAGCCAGTGCGGAGAGCGTTTGCTCGCTGTGCCGGGTGATCCTCACCGATGGAGCCACCACTATAGTGCAGACGCGAGCTGGAGAAACAGTGGGAGAACTGGTGGAACGACTGCTGGAGAAAAGGAACCTAGTGTATCCGTACTACGACATAGTGTTCCAGGGCAGCACCAAGTCCATCGATGTGCAACAGCCTTCGCAAATGCTGGCCGGCAAGGAGGTGGTGATAGAGCGCCGGGTGGCCTTCAAGCTGGACCTGCCCGATCCCAAGGTAATATCGGTGAAGAGCAAGCCCAAGAAGCAGCTGCACGAGGTGATCCGGCCCATACTCAGCAAGTACAACTACAAAATGGAGCAGGTGCAGGTGATCATGAGGGACACTCAGGCGCCGCTGGATCTAAATCAACCGGTGACCATGGCCGATGGCCAGCGTCTGCGCATCCTGCTGCTCAATTCGGATTTTCAGGCAGGCGGCGGCAGTAGCATGCCGCCGAAGCAGAGCAAACCAATGAAGCCGCTGCCGCAGGGCCAGCTGGATGAGCTGACGAACAAAATGTTCAACGAGCTGCTGGCCAGCAAGGCGGATGCGGCGGCCACCGAAAAGTCGCGGCCCGCCGATCTGTGCTCCATGAAGTCCAACGAGGCGCCCTCGGAGACGTCGTCGTCGCTGTTTGAACGCATGCGGCGCCAGCAGCGCGATGGTGGCAACATTCCGAGCAGCAAGCTGCCCAAGCTCAAGAAGAAGTCCACTAGCAGTCAGCAATCCGAGGAGGCGACGACGACACAAGCTACCGCGGACCCCAAGAAGCCGATTATAGCCAAGCTGAAGGCTGGCGTGAAGCTGCAGGTGACGGAGCGAGTAGCCGAGCACCAAG ATGAACTACTCGAGGGCCTGAAGCGGGCACAGCTGGCTCGGCTGGAGGACCAACGTGGCACCGAGATCAACTTCGATTTGCCTGATTTCCTGAAGAACAAGGAGAATCTCAGCGCAGCTGTCTCAAAGTTGCGCAAGGTGCGCGCCAGCCTGAGTCCCGTGAGCAAGGTGGCCACCACGCCCACGGAGATTCCACAGCCGGCGCCACGTCTATCCATCACCCGGGGCCAACAGCCGGTGTCGCCGATGAAGGTGGACCAGGAGCAAGAGACTGAGTTGTCTGCCGAGACGCAGGACCAAACAGAATTTGCCAAAGCTCCGCCTCCGCTGCCTCCAAAGCCAAAGGTGCTGCCGATCAAGCCCTCGAACTGGGGCGTGGCCGTGACCCAGCCCACGGGCAACTATTGCAACAAGTTCTCCCCCAGCAAACAGGTGCTGACATCACCCAAAGAAGCCACCAAGCCGGCAACGTTTGTGAGCAAAATACCACTGGAACTGGGGCGAAAGTCTTTGGAGGAGCCGGGCTCGCGGTGTGCTTACCTCGACGAGCCCAGCAGCAGCTTTGTGTGA
- the LOC119563397 gene encoding regulator of G-protein signaling loco isoform X5, giving the protein MNRALPANASPFRRAWGQSSFRTPRSDKVAKEQLQQQGLSSPVRRTASMNASDNDMYIKTLMLDPDLKSTRSQHQLSLLQVPKILTTLAPPSAITASVAAEDAAQEHGCPSSWGGSFERMLQDAAGMQTFSEFLKKEFSAENIYFWTACERYRLLESEADRVVQAREIFGKHLANSSSDPVNVDSQARSLTEEKLAGAAPDIFAPAQKQIFNLMKFDSYQRFIRSDMYKSCVEAEQKNQPLPYSGLDLDELLKTNFHLGAFSKLKKSASNAEDRRRKSLLPWHRKTRSKSRDRTEIMADLQNSLMPAPPLPPPAPLTSASLKLVSGQNSLSDIHSSRSSLSSFDAGTATGAASAESVCSLCRVILTDGATTIVQTRAGETVGELVERLLEKRNLVYPYYDIVFQGSTKSIDVQQPSQMLAGKEVVIERRVAFKLDLPDPKVISVKSKPKKQLHEVIRPILSKYNYKMEQVQVIMRDTQAPLDLNQPVTMADGQRLRILLLNSDFQAGGGSSMPPKQSKPMKPLPQGQLDELTNKMFNELLASKADAAATEKSRPADLCSMKSNEAPSETSSSLFERMRRQQRDGGNIPSSKLPKLKKKSTSSQQSEEATTTQATADPKKPIIAKLKAGVKLQVTERVAEHQDELLEGLKRAQLARLEDQRGTEINFDLPDFLKNKENLSAAVSKLRKVRASLSPVSKVATTPTEIPQPAPRLSITRGQQPVSPMKVDQEQETELSAETQDQTEFAKAPPPLPPKPKVLPIKPSNWGVAVTQPTGNYCNKFSPSKQVLTSPKEATKPATFVSKIPLELGRKSLEEPGSRCAYLDEPSSSFV; this is encoded by the exons ATG AACCGCGCTCTGCCCGCCAATGCCTCGCCCTTCCGCCGAGCCTGGGGACAGTCTTCCTTCCGCACACCCCGCTCCGACAAGGTGGCCAAagagcagctgcagcagcagggTCTGTCGTCGCCAGTGAGACGCACTGCCTCCATGAACGCCTCCGACAACGACATGTACATCAAGACCCTGATGCTGGACCCGGACCTGAAGTCCACACGCAGTCAGCATCAGCTCAGCCTGCTGCAGGTGCCCAAGATCCTGACTACGCTGGCCCCGCCCTCCGCCATCACCGCCTCCGTTGCTGCAGAGGATGCCGCCCAGGAGCATGGTTGCCCCAGCAGCTGGGGTGGTTCCTTCGAGCGGATGCTGCAGGATGCCGCCGGCATGCAGACCTTTTCCGAATTCCTCAAGAAGGAGTTCTCCGCGGAGAACATCTACTTCTGGACCGCCTGCGAGCGATACCGTCTGCTGGAATCTGAGGCGGATCGCGTGGTCCAGGCCCGCGAGATCTTTGGCAAGCATTTGGCCAACAGCAGCAGTGATCCCGTCAACGTGGACTCCCAGGCACGTAGCCTCACGGAGGAAAAGCTGGCCGGTGCCGCTCCGGACATATTTGCGCCGGCCCAGAAGCAGATCTTCAACCTGATGAAGTTCGACAGCTACCAGCGCTTCATCCGCTCGGATATGTACAAGAGCTGCGTGGAGGCGGAGCAGAAGAACCAGCCTCTGCCCTACAGCGGTCTAGATCTGGACGAGCTGCTGAAGACAAATTTTCACTTGGGTGCCTTCTCCAAG CTGAAAAAATCGGCTAGCAACGCCGAGGATCGGCGGCGGAAAAGTCTTCTTCCCTGGCACCGGAAGACGCGGAGCAAGTCCCGCGATCGCACGGAGATAATGGCTGACCTGCAGAATTCGCTGATGCCGGCGCCACCACTACCACCACCTGCCCCACTCACCAGTGCTTCCCTGAAGCTCGTCTCTGGACAGAACTCCCTGAGCGACATACACAGCTCCAGGTCCTCGTTGTCTTCCTTTGACGCGGGTACAGCCACCGGCGCAGCCAGTGCGGAGAGCGTTTGCTCGCTGTGCCGGGTGATCCTCACCGATGGAGCCACCACTATAGTGCAGACGCGAGCTGGAGAAACAGTGGGAGAACTGGTGGAACGACTGCTGGAGAAAAGGAACCTAGTGTATCCGTACTACGACATAGTGTTCCAGGGCAGCACCAAGTCCATCGATGTGCAACAGCCTTCGCAAATGCTGGCCGGCAAGGAGGTGGTGATAGAGCGCCGGGTGGCCTTCAAGCTGGACCTGCCCGATCCCAAGGTAATATCGGTGAAGAGCAAGCCCAAGAAGCAGCTGCACGAGGTGATCCGGCCCATACTCAGCAAGTACAACTACAAAATGGAGCAGGTGCAGGTGATCATGAGGGACACTCAGGCGCCGCTGGATCTAAATCAACCGGTGACCATGGCCGATGGCCAGCGTCTGCGCATCCTGCTGCTCAATTCGGATTTTCAGGCAGGCGGCGGCAGTAGCATGCCGCCGAAGCAGAGCAAACCAATGAAGCCGCTGCCGCAGGGCCAGCTGGATGAGCTGACGAACAAAATGTTCAACGAGCTGCTGGCCAGCAAGGCGGATGCGGCGGCCACCGAAAAGTCGCGGCCCGCCGATCTGTGCTCCATGAAGTCCAACGAGGCGCCCTCGGAGACGTCGTCGTCGCTGTTTGAACGCATGCGGCGCCAGCAGCGCGATGGTGGCAACATTCCGAGCAGCAAGCTGCCCAAGCTCAAGAAGAAGTCCACTAGCAGTCAGCAATCCGAGGAGGCGACGACGACACAAGCTACCGCGGACCCCAAGAAGCCGATTATAGCCAAGCTGAAGGCTGGCGTGAAGCTGCAGGTGACGGAGCGAGTAGCCGAGCACCAAG ATGAACTACTCGAGGGCCTGAAGCGGGCACAGCTGGCTCGGCTGGAGGACCAACGTGGCACCGAGATCAACTTCGATTTGCCTGATTTCCTGAAGAACAAGGAGAATCTCAGCGCAGCTGTCTCAAAGTTGCGCAAGGTGCGCGCCAGCCTGAGTCCCGTGAGCAAGGTGGCCACCACGCCCACGGAGATTCCACAGCCGGCGCCACGTCTATCCATCACCCGGGGCCAACAGCCGGTGTCGCCGATGAAGGTGGACCAGGAGCAAGAGACTGAGTTGTCTGCCGAGACGCAGGACCAAACAGAATTTGCCAAAGCTCCGCCTCCGCTGCCTCCAAAGCCAAAGGTGCTGCCGATCAAGCCCTCGAACTGGGGCGTGGCCGTGACCCAGCCCACGGGCAACTATTGCAACAAGTTCTCCCCCAGCAAACAGGTGCTGACATCACCCAAAGAAGCCACCAAGCCGGCAACGTTTGTGAGCAAAATACCACTGGAACTGGGGCGAAAGTCTTTGGAGGAGCCGGGCTCGCGGTGTGCTTACCTCGACGAGCCCAGCAGCAGCTTTGTGTGA